The following coding sequences lie in one Synechococcus sp. CC9902 genomic window:
- a CDS encoding metal ABC transporter ATP-binding protein codes for MSALANNEGLRASRVCFSYGDRQIIDNITLELKPGTLTALVGPNGAGKSTLLHLLQGRLQRDSGHVECNSSITVMPQRASIDWTFPITVNEMVRLGGRNHSHQPGGLLAKQLLRRVGMERLAHRRLSDLSGGQQQRVLLARALMQQTGVILLDEPCSAIDPPTREHLLSVMREQADAGQTLLISSHDWGSALDSYDKVLVLDTKLLADGTPSEVREKLSDMTCMMGSHCCG; via the coding sequence ATGTCCGCCCTTGCCAACAATGAAGGGTTACGCGCGTCACGCGTCTGCTTTAGCTACGGCGATAGGCAGATCATTGACAACATCACCCTTGAACTCAAGCCCGGAACTCTCACGGCACTCGTGGGGCCAAATGGGGCTGGCAAATCAACCCTGCTGCACCTCTTACAAGGGCGATTGCAAAGAGATAGCGGACACGTGGAATGCAACAGCAGTATTACCGTCATGCCGCAAAGAGCCTCCATTGATTGGACGTTTCCAATCACCGTCAATGAGATGGTGCGTTTAGGCGGAAGAAATCACTCCCATCAACCAGGAGGGTTATTAGCGAAACAACTCCTAAGGCGAGTGGGCATGGAAAGGTTGGCTCACAGACGACTCAGTGACTTATCTGGAGGACAACAACAACGCGTTTTACTAGCAAGAGCCTTGATGCAACAAACCGGAGTCATCCTCCTCGATGAGCCGTGTAGCGCAATCGATCCGCCAACTCGTGAACATCTCCTGTCCGTCATGCGAGAACAAGCTGATGCAGGGCAAACATTGTTGATCAGCAGCCACGACTGGGGAAGTGCTCTCGATAGCTATGACAAAGTTCTGGTGCTTGACACAAAATTATTAGCTGATGGAACGCCATCAGAAGTCCGCGAGAAACTAAGTGATATGACATGCATGATGGGGAGCCATTGCTGTGGATGA
- a CDS encoding metal ABC transporter substrate-binding protein — protein MGSLPSLVAISLAHLPVQASQPSVVAVDGTLCDLTRTLAGTAIRVTCLIPPGGDPHGYRLKPSDRQALSKADLVVHVGFNLTPSAKQISVPGPVVAVGEVALPSYQGNDPHVWHNPANSAAMTSVVADRLSPLLSGDASSSFATRAARALSVLNDLGIWASVQFEKLPAKERVLVTDHQTYSHLASRYGLKEISMLDSYTTGGALKPSSLNAITRAVTGSGAKVIFSSYLPANKSLKRISKRSGLPIASTPLYGEGIAPGESAVSTATKNVCAILKGQGATCDQAAATALANRWASI, from the coding sequence TTGGGCTCGTTGCCGTCGCTCGTAGCGATCTCCCTTGCCCATCTTCCTGTCCAAGCGTCGCAACCATCTGTCGTCGCTGTCGATGGAACTCTTTGTGATTTGACTCGTACCTTGGCCGGAACAGCTATCCGTGTCACCTGTTTGATCCCACCCGGTGGTGATCCCCATGGTTATCGGCTAAAGCCGAGTGATCGACAAGCCTTATCGAAGGCAGATCTTGTTGTTCATGTTGGCTTCAATCTCACTCCTTCTGCTAAGCAAATCTCTGTTCCAGGCCCTGTTGTTGCTGTAGGAGAGGTGGCATTGCCTTCGTATCAAGGCAACGATCCTCATGTTTGGCATAATCCCGCCAACTCGGCGGCCATGACGTCTGTGGTTGCCGATCGTCTCTCACCTCTCCTATCCGGTGATGCAAGTTCGTCATTTGCTACACGTGCCGCTCGAGCCCTGAGTGTGTTGAACGACCTTGGCATTTGGGCTTCCGTTCAATTCGAAAAATTACCTGCCAAAGAAAGAGTGCTGGTAACTGACCATCAAACTTATAGCCATCTTGCGTCCCGATATGGCCTTAAAGAAATCTCGATGCTTGATAGTTATACAACAGGCGGTGCATTAAAGCCCTCAAGCTTGAATGCAATTACAAGAGCTGTTACGGGTTCTGGTGCAAAGGTGATCTTCTCATCCTATTTACCTGCTAATAAGTCTTTAAAACGTATTAGTAAGCGTTCGGGTCTTCCCATTGCCTCGACTCCTCTTTATGGAGAAGGGATTGCACCCGGTGAATCTGCAGTTTCTACAGCTACCAAAAATGTTTGTGCAATTTTGAAGGGCCAGGGTGCAACTTGTGACCAAGCTGCTGCAACCGCCCTCGCTAATCGTTGGGCTTCTATTTGA